Proteins encoded within one genomic window of Suricata suricatta isolate VVHF042 chromosome 17, meerkat_22Aug2017_6uvM2_HiC, whole genome shotgun sequence:
- the BORCS6 gene encoding BLOC-1-related complex subunit 6 translates to MESSRGRPGPEADLPAVGEQIFGGGPGRTPSEPPSGLPASGKEEAENVGGASRHPGASPKTSSRGAVHRAERETRDDEPGRGGACGGAGSAGGAEPGAGGGRRATISSPLELEGTVSRHGDLTHFVANNLQLKIRLSGAPQPPPPAPARPCATPAPTPAIPPIDPDVLRDLERLSRELGGRVDRLLRGLGGAVQELTALSVGCIQTYRDAVDSLGEAVDMSIKGMYTLLARCEELERALQPVQGLARQVRDIRRTLEVLEALCK, encoded by the exons ATGGAGTCGTCCCGGGGGCGGCCTGGGCCCGAGGCGGACCTCCCGGCAGTGGGGGAACAGATCTTTGGCGGCGGGCCGGGCCGAACGCCCTCTGAGCCGCCCTCAGGCCTCCCGGCGTCTGGGAAGGAAGAGGCCGAGAACGTTGGGGGCGCGAGCCGCCACCCTGGGGCGTCCCCGAAGACTTCCAGCCGCGGCGCCGTCCACCGGGCCGAGCGGGAGACTCGGGACGACGAGCCCGGCCGCGG CGGGGCGTGCGGCGGTGCAGGGTCCGCAGGGGGTGCCGAGCCCGGCGCCGGCGGCGGGCGCCGCGCCACCATCTCCAGTCCCCTGGAGCTCGAGGGCACCGTGAGCCGCCATGGCGACCTCACCCACTTCGTCGCCAACAACCTGCAACTCAAGATTCGTCTGAGCGGCGCCCctcagcccccgccccccgctcccgCTCGGCCCTGTGCGACGCCCGCACCGACTCCGGCCATCCCTCCCATCGACCCCGACGTGCTGCGGGACCTGGAGCGGCTGAGTCGGGAGCTGGGCGGCCGGGTGGACCGTCTGCTGCGCGGGCTGGGTGGGGCGGTGCAGGAGCTGACAGCGCTCAGCGTGGGCTGCATCCAGACCTACCGCGACGCCGTGGACTCCCTAGGCGAGGCCGTGGACATGAGCATCAAGGGCATGTACACCCTGCTGGCCCGCTGTGAGGAGCTGGAGCGGGCGCTGCAGCCAGTTCAGGGGCTGGCGCGCCAAGTCCGGGATATCCGACGCACTCTGGAGGTGTTGGAGGCCCTGTGCAAGTGA
- the VAMP2 gene encoding vesicle-associated membrane protein 2: MATGWCGPGVRPPLSSLPPVISGAIPDLVFEGRWPEALGLNPPLPLRSATAATAPPAAPAGEGGPPAPPPNLTSNRRLQQTQAQVDEVVDIMRVNVDKVLERDQKLSELDDRADALQAGASQFETSAAKLKRKYWWKNLKMMIILGVICAIILIIIIVYFSS; the protein is encoded by the exons ATGGCCACGGGATGGTGCGGACCCGGCGTCCGCCCGCCCCTGTCATCGCTGCCGCCAGTCATTTCGGGGGCGATCCCGGACCTTGTCTTTGAG GGCCGGTGGCCCGAGGCCCTGGGTCTTAATCCGCCCCTGCCCCTTAGGTCGGCTACCGCTGCCACCGCCCCCCCTGCCGccccagctggggagggaggcccccCTGCGCCTCCTCCAAACCTCACCAGTAACAGAAGACTGCAGCAGACCCAGGCCCAGGTGGATGAG gtggtGGACATCATGAGGGTGAACGTGGACAAGGTCCTGGAGCGGGACCAGAAGCTGTCCGAGCTGGACGACCGCGCAGATGCACTCCAGGCAGGGGCCTCCCAGTTTGAAACAAGTGCAGCCAAGCTCAAGCGCAAATACTGGTGGAAAAACCTCAAG ATGATGATCATCTTGGGAGTGATTTGCgccatcatcctcatcatcatcatcg tTTACTTCAGCTCTTAA